A genomic segment from Micropterus dolomieu isolate WLL.071019.BEF.003 ecotype Adirondacks linkage group LG03, ASM2129224v1, whole genome shotgun sequence encodes:
- the irx2a gene encoding iroquois-class homeodomain protein IRX-2a, with translation MSYPQGYLYQPPGSLALYSCPAYGASALAAPRNEDLARSSSGSAFSPYPGSAAFSASAGAGFSSPLSYSTDPTTGFPSYMSSPYDAHTTGMAGALSYHPYGSPGYPYQLNDPAYRKNATRDATATLKAWLQEHRKNPYPTKGEKIMLAIITKMTLTQVSTWFANARRRLKKENKMTWAPRNKSEDEDEEDGDGERKEVERSEKNLDNSEASAEDEGISLHVDTLTDHSCSAESDGEKVSCRVGELCSEQAGDKCDEDGEDQNHDPRVQLSPKPVTSSPLTGVEAPVLSHHQHQHHHHHLHHLHHLHSQREDLARSLVNSNNINTNKSSSCLESRPSSGPPQNPTVKPKLWSLAEIATSDQKQQHQQQHLGQPGQPNCPSSSGGLLTPPTPSTTSPASSSPSLYPAHSILGRPIYYTSPFYSNYTNYGNFSPLQGQGILRYTNSSGVSLAAAAAAAAAAAAAAANEGLSSSHQALEASTNPKHRPDSPLVKNNPNQIVVVEQQQQQQQHFRQANLEAKKGT, from the exons ATGTCCTATCCTCAGGGTTACCTCTACCAGCCCCCGGGCTCTCTGGCTCTTTATTCGTGTCCGGCTTACGGGGCCTCGGCTCTGGCCGCACCGCGGAATGAAGACTTGGCGAGGTCGTCCTCTGGCTCAGCCTTCAGCCCTTACCCTGGATCGGCTGCTTTCTCCGCCTCCGCGGGTGCAGGTTTCTCCAGTCCACTGTCATACTCCACTGATCCAACTACGGGATTCCCATCCTACATG AGCTCTCCGTATGACGCGCACACGACTGGCATGGCCGGGGCATTAAGTTACCACCCATACGGCAGTCCAGGGTACCCCTACCAACTCAACGACCCGGCTTACCGCAAAAACGCCACCAGGGACGCCACGGCCACCCTGAAGGCCTGGCTGCAGGAGCACAGGAAGAACCCGTACCCGACGAAAGGGGAGAAGATCATGCTGGCCATTATCACAAAGATGACCCTGACGCAGGTCTCCACATGGTTCGCCAACGCCAGGCGGAGGCTCAAGAAGGAGAACAAGATGACCTGGGCGCCGAGGAATAAGagcgaggacgaggacgaggaggacGGGGACggagagaggaaagaggtgGAGCGCTCTGAAAAAAACCTGGATAACAGCGAGGCTTCAGCGGAGGATGAAG GTATAAGCTTGCACGTCGACACTTTGACGGACCACTCCTGCTCGGCAGAGTCAGACGGGGAGAAGGTCAGCTGCCGTGTGGGAGAGCTGTGCTCCGAGCAGGCCGGCGACAAATGCGACGAGGACGGCGAGGACCAGAACCACGACCCTCGGGTCCAGCTCTCGCCCAAACCCGTCACCTCGTCGCCTCTTACGGGAGTCGAAGCACCAGTTCTCAGTCATCACCAacaccaacatcaccaccaccacctccatcaTCTCCACCATCTCCACAGCCAGCGCGAGGATTTGGCCCGGAGCCTCGTCAATAGCAACAATATTAATACCAATAAATCGTCTTCATGCCTTGAAAGCAGACCTTCTTCAGGGCCGCCTCAGAACCCTACAGTTAAGCCCAAATTGTGGTCGCTGGCGGAGATTGCTACCTCGGATCAAAAGCAGCAACATCAGCAACAGCATCTGGGGCAGCCTGGGCAACCAAATTGCCCCTCCTCCAGCGGTGGCCTCCTTACTCCCCCCACGCCTTCCACCACTTCCCCGGCTTCCAGTTCCCCCTCCCTCTACCCGGCCCACTCCATCCTTGGAAGACCTATTTATTACACTTCTCCCTTTTATAGCAATTACACAAACTATGGCAACTTCAGCCCCCTGCAGGGCCAAGGGATCCTGCGGTACACTAATTCATCTGGAGTGAGTCTGgctgccgccgccgccgccgccgccgccgctgctgctgcagcagcaaacGAGGGTCTGAGCTCCTCTCACCAGGCTCTGGAGGCGAGCACAAACCCTAAACACAGGCCAGACTCTCCCCTCGTTAAAAATAACCCAAACCAGATTGTTGTTgtcgagcagcagcagcaacagcaacagcattTCAGACAAGCAAATTTAGAAGCAAAGAAAGGTACGTAA